A section of the Leptotrichia buccalis C-1013-b genome encodes:
- the pheT gene encoding phenylalanine--tRNA ligase subunit beta: MLISLNWLKQYIDLDGIEINEMENALTMIGQEVEKIEVLGENLENVVTAHIVEKEMHPDSDHLTICKVDNGKEILQVVCGASNHKAGDKVVLAQVGAKLAEDFVIKKGKIRGVESNGMLCSEEELNIGKDSDGIMILPQDTPAGIPMKEYLGINDTVFELEITPNRPDCLSHIGIARELGAYYGKEVKYPSFVINTESSEKTADNISVEISDSNLAKRYVARIIKNVTVKESPKWLKERVESIGIRSINNIVDASNFVMMELNQPNHAFDLDKIEGGKIVVRAGLENEKLVTLDEHERELNSDDIVISDAVKAVALGGVMGGENSQITENTKNILLEVANFNSQNVRKTSRRLTLSSDSSYRFERRVDEENAINVINRLANLIQEVAGGEILAGAVDNYPVPYEKKSAELNFERLNRFVGKAIPRETVVGILTRLEIEVIDNGETLTLTAPSYRDDLENEQDYFEEIIRMYGFDNIENILPKLDISEQPVIDTTKLSTQVKLIAANAGLKEVINYSFVPKDAMEKIKYTVAQEKLIDVLKPITEDFVTLRPTLLYSLIKNAKDNINRNVSNIRFFEVSRTFEKAEELAKEEVKLGIILAGENDKTLWNPKPVPYDFYDLKGIVEEIFTQLKFNNYMIKRSEQSQFHPGRSVDVFVGRELIGSFGEIHPDVLENFDLGKTSVLVGEFNIDLIQKYIGKKANYQGIVKYPAVPRDFAFVMKEEILVGDVLKTIQKVDKKIEKVELFDIYQGVGVLPGMKSVAISVVLRDKSKTLEEKEIVDISNKIVAKVEKDYGAVLRQ; the protein is encoded by the coding sequence ATGCTGATTTCGTTAAACTGGTTAAAGCAGTATATAGATTTAGATGGAATAGAAATAAATGAAATGGAAAATGCCCTTACTATGATTGGGCAGGAAGTGGAAAAAATTGAGGTGCTGGGGGAAAACTTGGAAAATGTTGTAACGGCACATATTGTTGAAAAGGAGATGCATCCTGATTCGGATCATTTGACGATTTGTAAAGTGGATAATGGGAAGGAAATTTTGCAGGTTGTATGTGGTGCGTCTAATCATAAGGCTGGGGATAAGGTTGTTTTAGCACAGGTTGGAGCAAAACTGGCTGAAGACTTTGTTATTAAAAAAGGGAAGATAAGAGGTGTAGAATCAAATGGAATGCTTTGTTCAGAAGAAGAACTGAATATTGGTAAGGATTCTGACGGGATTATGATTTTACCTCAAGATACACCTGCCGGAATACCAATGAAGGAATATTTGGGAATTAATGATACTGTGTTTGAGCTGGAAATTACGCCAAATCGTCCTGATTGTTTATCGCATATTGGGATTGCAAGAGAACTGGGGGCTTATTACGGAAAGGAAGTTAAATATCCTAGTTTTGTGATAAATACTGAAAGTAGCGAAAAAACTGCCGACAATATTTCGGTTGAAATTTCAGACAGTAATTTGGCAAAAAGATATGTGGCTAGAATTATTAAAAATGTAACTGTTAAGGAAAGTCCAAAATGGCTTAAGGAAAGAGTAGAATCCATTGGAATTAGAAGTATTAATAATATTGTAGATGCTTCAAATTTTGTTATGATGGAACTTAATCAGCCTAATCACGCTTTTGATCTGGATAAAATTGAAGGTGGAAAGATTGTTGTGAGAGCAGGGCTTGAAAATGAAAAACTGGTTACGCTTGATGAACACGAAAGAGAATTAAATAGTGATGATATTGTAATTTCAGATGCAGTGAAAGCCGTAGCACTTGGTGGTGTAATGGGCGGAGAAAATTCACAAATTACTGAAAATACAAAAAATATCCTTTTAGAAGTGGCGAACTTTAACTCGCAAAATGTGAGAAAAACGTCAAGAAGATTGACTTTATCAAGTGATTCTTCATACAGATTTGAAAGAAGAGTGGACGAGGAAAATGCGATTAATGTGATAAATAGACTTGCGAATTTGATTCAGGAAGTAGCAGGTGGAGAAATATTGGCTGGAGCTGTTGACAATTATCCTGTTCCTTATGAGAAAAAGTCTGCTGAACTTAATTTTGAAAGACTGAACCGTTTCGTTGGGAAAGCAATTCCTCGTGAAACTGTTGTTGGAATTTTAACTAGACTTGAAATCGAAGTTATAGATAATGGAGAAACTTTGACATTAACTGCACCAAGTTACCGTGACGATTTGGAAAATGAGCAGGACTACTTTGAAGAAATTATCAGAATGTATGGTTTTGACAATATCGAAAACATTTTACCAAAACTGGATATTAGCGAACAGCCAGTTATTGACACAACAAAACTTTCTACGCAAGTAAAACTTATTGCAGCAAATGCAGGACTTAAGGAAGTTATCAACTACAGCTTTGTTCCAAAAGATGCAATGGAAAAAATAAAATATACAGTTGCACAGGAAAAACTGATTGATGTGTTAAAACCAATTACAGAGGATTTTGTAACATTGCGTCCGACATTGCTTTACAGCCTTATCAAAAACGCAAAGGACAACATTAACAGAAATGTTTCAAATATCAGATTCTTTGAAGTGAGCAGAACTTTTGAAAAAGCCGAAGAATTGGCAAAAGAAGAAGTGAAATTGGGAATAATTCTGGCTGGAGAAAACGACAAGACATTGTGGAATCCAAAACCTGTTCCTTACGATTTTTACGATTTAAAGGGAATTGTAGAAGAAATCTTTACACAGCTTAAATTTAATAACTATATGATAAAACGTTCTGAGCAAAGTCAGTTCCACCCTGGACGTTCAGTTGACGTGTTTGTGGGACGTGAATTAATTGGAAGTTTTGGAGAAATTCATCCAGATGTGCTAGAAAACTTTGACTTAGGGAAAACATCTGTTCTAGTTGGAGAATTTAACATTGACTTGATTCAGAAATATATCGGTAAAAAGGCAAATTATCAGGGAATTGTAAAATATCCTGCCGTGCCAAGAGATTTTGCATTCGTTATGAAGGAAGAAATCCTAGTTGGAGATGTCTTAAAAACAATCCAGAAAGTTGACAAGAAAATAGAAAAAGTGGAATTATTCGATATTTATCAAGGTGTAGGAGTACTGCCAGGAATGAAGAGTGTGGCAATCAGCGTAGTTCTAAGAGATAAGAGTAAAACACTTGAAGAAAAAGAAATTGTAGACATTTCCAACAAGATTGTGGCTAAAGTTGAGAAAGATTATGGGGCGGTTTTAAGACAATAA
- a CDS encoding GNAT family N-acetyltransferase, producing MRIRRFEEKDAKKVSKLIIETLRKTNIKDYSTDSIENHVNNFQPENVLKRASWTHFYVAEEKGNIIGCGAIAPYWNKIDESSLFTIFISPEHQGKGIGRKIIETLEKDEYFLRAKRIEVPASITAVQFYKKMGYSCKNEVNKADDEGIVRMEKFR from the coding sequence ATGAGAATACGCAGATTTGAGGAAAAAGACGCTAAAAAAGTATCTAAATTGATTATTGAGACATTGCGGAAAACGAATATAAAAGATTATTCTACTGATTCAATAGAAAATCACGTAAATAATTTCCAGCCTGAAAATGTTCTTAAAAGAGCCTCGTGGACACATTTTTATGTTGCCGAAGAAAAGGGAAATATTATTGGATGTGGAGCAATTGCACCATATTGGAATAAAATTGATGAGAGTTCTTTATTTACTATTTTTATATCGCCTGAACATCAGGGAAAGGGAATAGGACGAAAAATTATTGAAACATTGGAAAAAGATGAATATTTTTTAAGAGCCAAAAGAATCGAGGTACCTGCATCTATTACAGCTGTACAATTTTACAAAAAAATGGGATATAGTTGCAAAAATGAAGTAAATAAAGCAGATGATGAAGGAATTGTAAGAATGGAAAAATTTAGATAA
- a CDS encoding response regulator transcription factor: MIEKYLTNKCILIVDDEQEILDMTISILADYGYKNIQTAKSVKETMKCVEEKQPDLAILDVMLPDGNGFELLEKLRKTSNYPILFLTARGEDEDKFKGFGLGADDYIVKPFLPKELLFRITAILRRTYKKESPIVNLNGCQIDFSCGEIVKDNKNIPLTAKEYELLQTLYRNAGRIVTIDTLCEAVWGENAYVYTNSLMTHIRRIREKIEINPSHPVSLITMKGLGYKLIVEGK, translated from the coding sequence ATGATTGAAAAATATTTGACAAATAAATGTATTTTAATTGTTGATGATGAGCAGGAAATTTTAGATATGACTATATCAATTTTAGCTGATTACGGGTATAAAAATATACAGACTGCAAAAAGTGTGAAGGAAACTATGAAATGCGTTGAAGAAAAACAGCCTGATTTAGCGATATTGGATGTTATGCTTCCAGATGGAAACGGTTTTGAATTACTGGAAAAGTTGAGAAAAACCAGTAATTATCCAATATTATTTCTTACAGCACGTGGAGAAGATGAGGATAAATTCAAAGGCTTTGGATTAGGGGCGGATGACTATATTGTAAAGCCTTTTTTGCCAAAAGAACTTTTGTTTAGAATTACAGCAATTTTGCGGCGAACTTACAAAAAAGAAAGCCCAATTGTAAATTTGAATGGCTGTCAAATTGATTTTTCATGTGGAGAAATTGTAAAAGATAATAAAAATATACCGTTAACTGCAAAGGAATATGAATTATTACAGACTCTTTACCGAAACGCAGGACGTATTGTAACCATTGATACATTGTGTGAAGCTGTATGGGGCGAAAATGCCTATGTTTATACAAATTCACTGATGACACATATAAGACGTATTAGAGAAAAAATTGAAATTAACCCTTCCCATCCTGTGTCATTAATAACAATGAAAGGATTAGGCTACAAACTAATTGTGGAGGGAAAATGA
- a CDS encoding DUF4825 domain-containing protein, with protein sequence MKNKKLKIIILLTVCIIFTACGKSQNSEKNIYEYKTKYVGDNSKVINILSNLKYPKEASYNSVQILSEKEPYGILVKLNINSGKIPEKNEFLKNSALLFALIENLSFVKYEDISNNKIIAEFTRNEVDNYLKAEVNKNTKEIGMNEKEFVKYLNE encoded by the coding sequence ATGAAAAATAAAAAATTAAAAATAATAATTTTATTAACTGTATGTATTATTTTTACAGCGTGTGGTAAATCACAAAATTCAGAAAAAAATATTTACGAATACAAAACAAAATATGTAGGCGACAATTCTAAAGTAATAAATATTTTATCAAATTTAAAATATCCCAAAGAAGCAAGTTATAATTCGGTACAAATTCTTTCAGAAAAAGAGCCTTATGGAATACTTGTGAAATTAAATATAAATTCTGGAAAAATTCCTGAAAAAAATGAGTTTCTTAAGAATTCGGCTTTGTTATTTGCTTTAATTGAAAATTTATCATTTGTGAAATATGAAGATATTTCAAATAATAAAATTATAGCCGAATTTACTAGAAATGAAGTTGATAATTACTTAAAGGCTGAAGTGAATAAAAATACTAAAGAAATTGGGATGAATGAAAAGGAATTTGTGAAATATTTAAATGAATAA
- a CDS encoding thiamine diphosphokinase: MEKKYVIFLNGEYKYSQEFMDKLVSENAVCFCADGGANFAFKYGKMPEVIIGDLDSIEKGVLEHYEKKNVLMKKFPKDKDFTDFELILEEISKIEKNRNYLKKIFVVGGLGKRIDMTLSNLFLMEKHKNLVFLEENEEIFYAEKPFALENKKGYGFSIIPISEKVEKLTLKGFKFETDKIDVKRESSRLVSNVICQNEANVEFAKGKLIIILNIEQ, translated from the coding sequence ATGGAGAAAAAATATGTAATTTTTTTAAATGGTGAATATAAGTATTCGCAGGAATTTATGGATAAATTAGTTTCGGAAAATGCAGTTTGCTTTTGTGCAGATGGCGGAGCGAATTTTGCCTTTAAATATGGGAAAATGCCAGAAGTTATTATTGGGGATCTGGATTCAATTGAAAAAGGAGTTTTAGAACATTATGAAAAAAAGAATGTTTTGATGAAAAAGTTCCCAAAAGATAAGGATTTTACGGATTTTGAATTGATTTTGGAAGAAATCAGTAAAATTGAGAAAAATAGAAATTATTTGAAAAAAATATTTGTTGTTGGTGGGCTCGGAAAAAGAATTGATATGACATTAAGTAACTTATTTTTAATGGAAAAGCATAAAAATTTAGTATTTTTGGAAGAAAATGAAGAAATTTTTTATGCCGAAAAGCCTTTTGCTCTAGAAAATAAAAAAGGATATGGATTTTCTATTATTCCAATTAGTGAAAAAGTCGAAAAATTAACATTGAAAGGGTTTAAATTTGAAACAGATAAGATTGATGTGAAAAGGGAAAGTTCTAGGCTTGTAAGCAATGTGATTTGTCAAAATGAAGCTAATGTGGAATTTGCAAAGGGAAAGCTGATAATAATATTGAACATTGAACAATAG
- a CDS encoding Glu/Leu/Phe/Val family dehydrogenase, protein MARETLNPFEIAQKQVKSACDKLNADPAVYEILKNPMRVLEVSFPVRLDDGTVKTFIGYRSQHNNAVGPFKGGLRFHPDVTKDEVKALSTWMTFKCSVAGIPYGGGKGGMAIDPKDYSKAELERISKGFATAISPIIGEKVDIPAPDVNTNGQIMSWMVEAYEKVAGKSTKGVFTGKPLEFGGSLARTEATGYGVHLTAKKALAKLNMDVKGATYAVQGFGNVGFYTAYYAHKDGAKIIAFSNSHVAIYNENGIDMEAVIKDFEENGRILTNKGYGKDITNAELLELEVDVLAPCALENQITSENADRIKAKVITEGANGPTTPEADEILFKKGIVVIPDILANSGGVVVSYFEWVQNLQSYYWSFEEVQQKEDALLSTAFEDVWALADEYKVDLRNAAYMKSIERISKAMKLRGWY, encoded by the coding sequence ATGGCAAGAGAAACATTAAATCCATTTGAGATTGCACAAAAACAAGTAAAATCAGCTTGTGATAAATTAAATGCAGATCCAGCTGTTTATGAAATCCTAAAAAATCCTATGAGAGTGCTTGAAGTATCGTTCCCAGTAAGACTAGACGACGGAACAGTTAAAACATTTATAGGATACAGATCACAACACAACAATGCAGTAGGACCTTTCAAAGGTGGACTTAGATTCCATCCAGATGTAACTAAGGATGAAGTAAAAGCATTGTCTACTTGGATGACATTCAAATGTTCAGTAGCAGGAATCCCTTATGGTGGTGGAAAAGGTGGAATGGCAATTGATCCTAAAGATTATTCTAAAGCTGAGTTAGAAAGAATCTCTAAAGGTTTTGCAACAGCAATTTCACCAATCATTGGAGAAAAAGTTGATATACCAGCTCCAGACGTGAACACAAACGGACAAATTATGTCTTGGATGGTAGAGGCTTATGAAAAAGTTGCAGGAAAATCAACAAAAGGTGTATTTACAGGTAAACCATTAGAATTTGGAGGATCATTAGCAAGAACAGAAGCAACTGGATACGGAGTTCATTTAACAGCTAAAAAAGCATTGGCAAAATTGAACATGGATGTTAAAGGAGCAACTTATGCTGTACAAGGATTTGGAAATGTAGGATTCTACACAGCTTACTATGCACATAAAGATGGTGCAAAAATTATAGCTTTCTCAAATTCTCATGTTGCAATTTACAATGAAAATGGAATTGACATGGAAGCTGTAATCAAAGATTTTGAAGAAAATGGACGTATTTTAACAAACAAAGGTTACGGAAAAGATATTACAAATGCTGAATTATTAGAATTGGAAGTTGACGTTTTAGCACCATGTGCTTTAGAAAACCAAATCACTTCTGAAAATGCTGATAGAATTAAAGCAAAAGTAATTACAGAAGGAGCAAACGGACCAACTACTCCAGAAGCTGATGAAATCTTATTCAAAAAAGGAATCGTAGTTATCCCTGACATTTTAGCAAATTCAGGTGGAGTTGTAGTTTCATACTTTGAGTGGGTACAAAACCTACAAAGCTACTACTGGTCATTTGAAGAAGTTCAACAAAAAGAAGATGCATTATTATCAACAGCATTTGAAGATGTATGGGCTTTAGCAGATGAATATAAAGTAGACTTAAGAAATGCAGCTTATATGAAGAGTATCGAAAGAATTTCAAAAGCAATGAAATTAAGAGGATGGTATTAA
- a CDS encoding YwqG family protein — protein sequence MENELEIKIDDEFAKKVYDEIWDKYQKTAQTKAFTKITLAKDELKITDSKVMGLPYVPIGKKIPETSDGNEMFLVAQINCENLRGLKDFPKKGILQFFVANDSLMGLNLGQTVQNGFRVIYHEEIGKFYNTEKLKDIYNPQKFEEYGVTEDNQSYKMNFELQTEKERFEDFFEDIFDEICEEKSLDSAQELKLYEKLQNLIDYSDDYHSQCEGFPYFTQEDPRKYEEKYQKYDTLLFQLDSEHDKTKGKWKVCIGDAGVINFFINREKLKNKDFSEILYNWDCS from the coding sequence ATGGAAAATGAATTAGAAATAAAAATTGATGATGAATTTGCCAAAAAAGTTTATGATGAAATTTGGGATAAATATCAAAAAACTGCGCAAACAAAGGCTTTTACAAAAATTACATTGGCGAAAGATGAACTAAAAATAACAGATAGTAAAGTTATGGGATTACCCTATGTTCCGATAGGAAAAAAAATTCCAGAAACGTCCGATGGAAATGAGATGTTTTTGGTTGCACAGATTAATTGTGAAAATTTGAGAGGATTGAAGGATTTTCCCAAAAAAGGAATTTTACAATTTTTTGTAGCTAACGATAGTCTTATGGGACTTAATTTGGGGCAAACTGTTCAAAATGGATTTAGAGTGATTTATCATGAAGAAATTGGGAAATTTTACAATACAGAAAAGTTAAAAGATATTTATAATCCACAAAAATTTGAAGAATATGGTGTTACAGAAGATAATCAAAGTTATAAAATGAATTTTGAATTACAAACTGAAAAAGAAAGATTTGAAGATTTTTTTGAAGATATATTTGACGAAATTTGTGAAGAGAAAAGTTTAGACTCAGCACAAGAATTGAAACTTTATGAAAAGTTGCAGAACTTAATAGATTATTCAGATGATTATCACTCACAATGTGAAGGTTTTCCATATTTTACACAGGAAGATCCAAGAAAATATGAGGAAAAATACCAAAAATATGATACATTGCTGTTTCAGCTTGACAGTGAACATGATAAAACCAAAGGAAAATGGAAAGTTTGTATCGGAGATGCTGGCGTAATAAACTTTTTTATAAATCGTGAAAAGTTGAAAAATAAAGATTTTTCAGAAATTCTTTATAACTGGGATTGCAGTTAA
- a CDS encoding type II toxin-antitoxin system RelE family toxin, protein MAYIVEYDRRALKSILKLDKKSQKQIKTYIKEIIEKLENPRSQGKALQGKYKGKWRYRVGNYRILAIIIDEKITIYIFDIGHRKEIYK, encoded by the coding sequence ATGGCTTATATTGTAGAATATGATAGAAGAGCATTAAAGAGTATATTAAAATTGGATAAAAAATCCCAAAAACAAATAAAAACTTATATCAAGGAAATAATTGAAAAACTTGAAAATCCACGTAGTCAGGGAAAAGCACTACAAGGTAAATATAAGGGAAAATGGCGATATAGAGTTGGAAATTACAGAATTTTAGCTATAATTATTGATGAAAAAATAACAATTTATATTTTTGATATTGGACATAGGAAAGAGATTTATAAATAA
- a CDS encoding sensor histidine kinase yields the protein MKSILKLIRRFIITLILSFVLLLFLNIFLYGLWILKYVSKNPPMNYTFKVADMLKFENGKYTLPDEMTADLKKQNIWAILIDNDSKKVIWQTDNLPDDIPKEYSISDIAIFSHAYIKNYPVFTSKVENNLLVLGYPKNSYWKYPVANWKYGLVKNIPKFLLILFCLNIIFVFLIYIISNSKLLGSVNPIIKGIQNLPKDTPVHVKEKGVLSELAKSINKTSEILQNQREQLRNKDTARANWIAGVSHDIRTPLSMIMGYTSQLKTSLNLSDETDKKLSVILKQSERIKNLINDLNLASKLEYNMQPFEQKKENLVAVVRQVVVDFLNMNIDEKFPIEWKTKNELVSCFANIDSNLIKRALANLIQNSINHNENGCIIYISVKEDEKNCIICVEDNGTGVSDKELEKLNNAPHYMVCDKNTTEQRHGLGLLIVKQIIDVHNGKVMMKHSEYGGFKVVLEIPKI from the coding sequence ATGAAAAGCATACTAAAACTAATACGTCGTTTTATAATAACCTTAATATTAAGTTTTGTCCTACTTCTATTCTTAAATATTTTTCTATACGGATTATGGATTCTTAAATATGTATCAAAAAATCCTCCCATGAACTATACTTTTAAAGTAGCAGATATGTTAAAATTTGAAAATGGTAAATACACTTTGCCTGACGAAATGACTGCTGACTTAAAAAAACAAAATATATGGGCAATCTTGATTGACAACGATTCAAAGAAAGTTATATGGCAAACAGACAATTTACCTGATGATATTCCAAAAGAATACTCAATATCTGATATTGCCATATTTTCACATGCCTATATAAAAAACTATCCTGTTTTCACTTCCAAAGTTGAAAATAATTTACTCGTGCTAGGCTATCCTAAAAATAGTTATTGGAAATACCCAGTAGCCAACTGGAAATACGGACTTGTCAAAAATATTCCAAAATTTTTACTTATACTTTTTTGTCTAAACATAATTTTTGTATTTTTAATATACATTATTTCCAACTCTAAACTTTTAGGTTCTGTAAATCCAATAATAAAAGGCATACAAAATTTGCCTAAAGATACGCCTGTACATGTGAAAGAAAAAGGCGTTTTGTCAGAACTTGCAAAAAGTATAAATAAAACTTCTGAAATTTTGCAAAATCAAAGGGAACAATTGCGAAATAAAGACACGGCACGAGCCAACTGGATTGCAGGAGTTTCTCACGATATTCGTACTCCACTATCAATGATAATGGGTTACACAAGTCAATTGAAAACATCTTTGAATTTATCAGATGAAACGGATAAAAAGCTTTCCGTCATTTTGAAACAAAGTGAGCGTATAAAAAATTTAATAAATGATTTGAACCTTGCTTCAAAGTTAGAATATAATATGCAGCCTTTTGAGCAGAAAAAAGAAAATCTAGTAGCAGTAGTTAGGCAAGTTGTCGTTGATTTTTTGAATATGAATATCGATGAAAAATTTCCGATAGAGTGGAAGACGAAAAATGAACTTGTATCTTGCTTTGCCAATATCGATAGTAATTTGATAAAACGAGCTCTAGCGAACTTAATTCAAAATAGCATCAATCACAACGAAAATGGATGTATAATTTATATCTCAGTAAAAGAAGATGAAAAAAATTGCATAATTTGTGTTGAAGATAATGGAACAGGAGTTTCTGACAAAGAGCTGGAAAAACTCAATAATGCCCCACATTATATGGTTTGTGATAAAAATACGACAGAACAGCGGCACGGTTTGGGACTTCTTATCGTAAAGCAAATTATTGATGTCCATAATGGTAAAGTTATGATGAAACATAGTGAATATGGAGGATTTAAGGTTGTTTTGGAGATTCCTAAAATTTGA
- the pheS gene encoding phenylalanine--tRNA ligase subunit alpha: MLDKLAHLREEVLAKLKEVENLEELNDLRVKILGKKGEFTAIMKGMAGIAAEKRAEFGKVTNEIKNVLQNRFEEVNTDLKEIAKQQRLKNETIDVTLPGRKANVGSLHPLTKTVMEIKDIVSTMGFDIVDGPEVEYVKYNFDALNIPKTHPSREISDTFYIEEENVVLRTQTSGMQIRYMEDRKPPFRMISIGKVYRPDYDVSHTPMFHQMEGLMIGEDVSFANFKAILENIVKKIFGEDRKVRFRPHFFPFTEPSAEMDVECGVCKGAGCRVCKGTGWLEILGSGMVNPKVLEGVGIDPKKYQGFAFGLGLERITMLKYGIDDLRAFFENDERFLNQF, from the coding sequence ATGTTAGACAAATTGGCACACTTGAGAGAAGAAGTGTTAGCAAAACTTAAAGAGGTGGAAAACCTTGAGGAATTGAATGACTTGAGAGTTAAAATATTGGGGAAAAAAGGGGAATTTACAGCTATTATGAAGGGAATGGCTGGGATTGCGGCTGAAAAGCGGGCTGAATTTGGGAAAGTTACGAATGAAATAAAAAATGTACTGCAAAATAGATTTGAAGAAGTAAATACTGACTTGAAGGAAATTGCAAAACAGCAAAGACTGAAAAATGAAACTATAGATGTGACTTTGCCAGGAAGAAAGGCTAACGTGGGTTCGCTTCATCCGCTTACAAAGACAGTTATGGAAATAAAGGACATTGTTTCTACAATGGGATTTGACATTGTGGATGGACCAGAAGTGGAATATGTAAAATACAATTTTGACGCATTAAACATTCCAAAAACACATCCGTCACGTGAAATTTCAGATACATTTTACATCGAAGAAGAAAATGTTGTGCTAAGAACACAGACTTCTGGTATGCAAATTAGATATATGGAAGACAGAAAACCGCCATTTAGAATGATTTCGATTGGGAAAGTTTATCGTCCAGACTACGATGTGTCCCACACGCCAATGTTCCATCAGATGGAAGGACTTATGATTGGAGAAGACGTTTCTTTTGCTAATTTTAAAGCGATTTTGGAAAATATCGTGAAAAAAATATTTGGAGAAGACAGAAAAGTAAGATTCCGTCCGCATTTTTTCCCATTCACAGAGCCATCTGCTGAAATGGATGTAGAATGTGGAGTTTGTAAAGGAGCTGGATGTAGAGTTTGTAAAGGAACTGGATGGCTTGAAATTTTAGGAAGTGGAATGGTAAATCCGAAAGTTCTGGAAGGTGTTGGAATTGATCCGAAAAAATATCAAGGTTTTGCATTTGGGCTAGGGCTTGAAAGAATTACAATGCTTAAATATGGAATTGATGATTTGAGAGCATTTTTTGAAAATGATGAGAGGTTTTTGAATCAATTTTAA
- a CDS encoding HRDC domain-containing protein: MLKIVTLPFNENIGEFEQEKLERVLGNVQIVKYQAELVKMEGKYYWTAFVECEKADKFNKNSGKDNFTQDGKEFKETNKNYMEYLTEDEMELYKILKEWRAGEAQLLGYPPYIIASNQLLANIAKTNPKNIEELSQLKGMGKRKIRDYGEELLLILENFYDMKS, encoded by the coding sequence GTGTTAAAAATAGTAACATTACCATTTAATGAAAATATAGGGGAATTTGAGCAGGAAAAATTGGAAAGAGTGCTGGGGAATGTGCAAATTGTGAAGTATCAGGCTGAACTGGTGAAAATGGAGGGGAAATATTACTGGACGGCTTTTGTTGAGTGTGAAAAAGCAGATAAATTTAATAAAAATTCTGGAAAAGATAATTTTACACAAGATGGAAAAGAATTTAAAGAGACTAACAAAAATTATATGGAATATTTGACAGAAGATGAAATGGAACTATACAAGATATTAAAAGAATGGCGGGCAGGAGAAGCACAGCTTTTGGGCTATCCACCATATATTATTGCTTCAAACCAGCTTTTGGCGAATATTGCAAAAACTAATCCTAAAAATATTGAAGAACTTTCACAGTTAAAGGGAATGGGAAAACGGAAAATTAGAGATTATGGAGAAGAGCTTTTGCTGATTTTGGAAAATTTTTATGATATGAAAAGTTGA
- a CDS encoding ArsR/SmtB family transcription factor: protein MAIKEEENTTYETKAIHKDVVKRVEKTMPKEEIIYDLADFFKILGDTTRMRILSALFQEEMCVYDIANLLKMTQSAISHQLRVLKQGRFVKHRKEGKIVYYSLEDEHIKHIVEQGMIHILEKR, encoded by the coding sequence ATGGCTATAAAAGAAGAAGAAAATACAACTTATGAAACAAAAGCCATTCATAAAGATGTTGTTAAAAGAGTGGAAAAAACTATGCCAAAAGAAGAAATCATATATGATTTAGCTGATTTTTTTAAAATATTGGGAGATACAACTAGAATGAGAATTTTAAGCGCCCTTTTTCAAGAGGAGATGTGTGTTTATGATATTGCAAATTTATTGAAAATGACACAGTCTGCGATTTCTCATCAGCTGAGAGTATTAAAACAGGGAAGGTTTGTAAAACATAGAAAAGAAGGAAAAATTGTATACTATTCTCTAGAAGATGAACATATAAAACATATCGTAGAGCAAGGAATGATACATATTTTAGAAAAAAGATAA